In Mycobacterium tuberculosis H37Rv, a single window of DNA contains:
- a CDS encoding CRISPR-associated endoribonuclease Cas2 (This region is a possible MT-complex-specific genomic island (See Becq et al., 2007 PMID:17545187).) encodes MPTRSREEYFNLPLKVDESSGTIGKMFVLVIYDISDNRRRASLAKILAGFGYRVQESAFEAMLTKGQLAKLVARIDRFAIDCDNIRIYKIRGVAAVTFYGRGRLVSAEEFVFF; translated from the coding sequence ATGCCCACTCGCAGCCGTGAGGAGTACTTCAATCTCCCGCTCAAAGTGGACGAGTCCAGCGGCACTATAGGCAAGATGTTCGTCCTCGTAATATACGACATCAGCGACAACCGGCGGCGGGCTTCACTTGCGAAGATCCTGGCCGGGTTTGGCTATCGCGTCCAAGAGTCCGCATTCGAAGCGATGCTGACGAAGGGCCAGCTCGCGAAACTAGTTGCACGTATCGACCGCTTCGCCATCGACTGCGACAACATCCGGATCTATAAGATAAGAGGTGTTGCGGCAGTTACGTTCTACGGAAGGGGACGGCTTGTCAGCGCAGAGGAGTTTGTGTTCTTTTGA
- a CDS encoding CRISPR-associated endonuclease Cas1 (This region is a possible MT-complex-specific genomic island (See Becq et al., 2007 PMID:17545187).) — translation MVQLYVSDSVSRISFADGRVIVWSEELGESQYPIETLDGITLFGRPTMTTPFIVEMLKRERDIQLFTTDGHYQGRISTPDVSYAPRLRQQVHRTDDPAFCLSLSKRIVSRKILNQQALIRAHTSGQDVAESIRTMKHSLAWVDRSGSLAELNGFEGNAAKAYFTALGHLVPQEFAFQGRSTRPPLDAFNSMVSLGYSLLYKNIIGAIERHSLNAYIGFLHQDSRGHATLASDLMEVWRAPIIDDTVLRLIADGVVDTRAFSKNSDTGAVFATREATRSIARAFGNRIARTATYIKGDPHRYTFQYALDLQLQSLVRVIEAGHPSRLVDIDITSEPSGA, via the coding sequence TCAGCTTTGCCGACGGCCGGGTGATCGTGTGGAGCGAGGAGCTCGGCGAGAGCCAGTATCCGATCGAGACGCTGGACGGCATCACGCTGTTTGGGCGGCCGACGATGACAACGCCCTTCATCGTTGAGATGCTCAAGCGTGAGCGCGACATCCAGCTCTTCACGACCGACGGCCACTACCAGGGCCGGATCTCAACACCCGACGTGTCATACGCGCCGCGGCTCCGTCAGCAAGTTCACCGCACCGACGATCCTGCGTTCTGCCTGTCGTTAAGCAAGCGGATCGTGTCGAGGAAGATCCTGAATCAGCAGGCCTTGATTCGGGCACACACGTCGGGGCAAGACGTTGCTGAGAGCATCCGCACGATGAAGCACTCGCTGGCCTGGGTCGATCGATCGGGCTCCCTGGCGGAGTTGAACGGGTTCGAGGGAAATGCCGCAAAGGCATACTTCACCGCGCTGGGGCATCTCGTCCCGCAGGAGTTCGCATTCCAGGGCCGCTCGACTCGGCCGCCGTTGGACGCCTTCAACTCGATGGTCAGCCTCGGCTATTCGCTGCTGTACAAGAACATCATAGGGGCGATCGAGCGTCACAGCCTGAACGCGTATATCGGTTTCCTACACCAGGATTCACGAGGGCACGCAACGTTGGCGAGCGACCTCATGGAGGTATGGCGGGCGCCGATCATCGATGACACCGTACTTCGATTGATCGCGGACGGTGTGGTCGACACCCGGGCTTTCAGCAAGAACTCCGACACGGGGGCCGTCTTCGCGACACGGGAAGCCACACGATCCATCGCGCGCGCCTTTGGTAATCGAATCGCACGAACCGCCACCTACATCAAAGGCGATCCTCACCGATACACCTTTCAGTACGCCCTCGACTTGCAACTGCAAAGCCTCGTGCGTGTTATCGAAGCCGGGCACCCGTCGCGGCTCGTCGATATCGATATCACCTCCGAGCCATCCGGAGCCTAA